One part of the Neodiprion virginianus isolate iyNeoVirg1 chromosome 3, iyNeoVirg1.1, whole genome shotgun sequence genome encodes these proteins:
- the LOC124299628 gene encoding adenylate kinase 8 has product MLGTVDAIKRNLIIPPRFVPYMEKHRIYELFHELATELLIKRPDDHISYLKQCIQHAALNRDVPRIIVLAPPDFDKMRLAEALQEELGVRPITISDIHQVTSTCMHLSCADAEDFARNLKKILRTGMLNDSGWTLVDCRENGDMVTDFQVSKQSRSVHYLTPEQRAYEKHLRGLQIAYSDSLIEVDVGDRSIEELAKDCAILAKMRKHCGAPSIFRVAIIGSRGSGSRTVARHLCQRFHLVHVDFEKILQQARMQDSPLGKTLRMCINSDCCHLRSKRDYVQKYILDYECMKRGWVLTGYPINEQDFRLLDMLATPPNRVIFLDVDSFTCKQRLLGRRVNMYTGSKHNLTSDNSIEEKIDQLAAHPEDYRSNVERQIKEYEDNVTAMMNYAGASATIIDGSGSASTVRELTEACLMRPAPCAPPRVPARARDINAEDIEFDPDDEIDPRVFDGIRFPEAKVSLI; this is encoded by the exons atgctCGGTACCGTTGATGCAATCAAGCGTAACTTGATAATTCCACCGCGATTTGTTCCCTACATGGAAAAGCATCGCATTTACGAACTCTTCCAC GAACTCGCAACAGAGCTACTAATAAAAAGGCCAGATGATCATATCAGCTATCTGAAGCAATGTATTCAGCATGCCGCACTGAATCGGGATGTCCCTAGAATAATCGTACTTGCCCCACCGGACTTTG ATAAGATGCGCCTCGCCGAAGCATTACAAGAGGAGCTCGGCGTCCGGCCCATAACCATTAGTGACATTCATCAAGTTACGTcaacg TGCATGCATCTCAGTTGTGCCGACGCCGAAGATTTCGCGcggaatttgaagaaaatactTCGAACTGGGATGCTGAATGATTCCGGCTGGACTCTCGTAG ACTGCAGAGAAAATGGTGACATGGTAACTGACTTCCAGGTGTCCAAGCAGAGCCGTAGCGTTCATTATTTAACCCCGGAGCAACGCGCGTACGAAAAACACCTTCGTGGTCTACAAATCGCGTACTCAGACTCGTTGATT GAAGTTGACGTTGGAGACCGAAGTATTGAAGAGCTAGCAAAGGACTGCGCTATCCTAGCGAAAATGAGGAAACACTGTGGGGCACCATCGATTTTTCGGGTAGCTATTATCGGTTCTCGAGGGTCCGGCAGTCGTACTGTCGCTAGACACCTTTGCCAACGGTTTCATCTTGTCCATG ttgattttgaaaaaatcctgCAGCAGGCACGTATGCAGGACTCGCCGTTAGGTAAAACTCTGAGAATG TGTATTAACAGTGACTGT TGTCATTTACGAAGTAAACGCGATTATGTGCAGAAATATATTCTTGACTACGAGTGCATGAAACGCGGCTGGGTATTGACCGGGTATCCCATCAACGAGCAGGATTTCCGACTACTTGACATGTTGGCTACACCGCCAAATCG GGTCATATTTTTGGACGTTGACTCTTTCACATGCAAACAGAGGCTACTTGGACGTCGTGTTAACATGTACACTGGTAGCAAACACAATCTAACATCCGACAATtctattgaagaaaaaatcgaccAGTTAGCCGCACATCCGGAAGACTATCGTAGCAACGTAGAACGACAG ATCAAAGAGTACGAAGATAACGTAACAGCCATGATGAATTATGCGGGAGCTTCGGCGACCATCATCGACGGGTCTGGTTCAGCGTCAACCGTACGTGAATTGACAGAGGCCTGTTTGATGAGACCTGCTCCATGTGCTCCACCCAGAGTTCCAGCTCGAGCCCGAGATATCAACGCGGAGGACATCGAGTTTGACCCCGACGATGAAATAGATCCTCGAGTATTCGACGGCATCCGATTTCCAGAAGCGAAAGTGTCTTTAATTTAG